Within the Arthrobacter sp. UKPF54-2 genome, the region AGCAGGCCGTGCAGATCTGAAGGCGCTGACTGAGCCCCGGCGGCGGTGCAGGCGGCCCGGTAATTTCCGGTTAACTCGAAAAGCCCCGATTCGCATGAATCAGGGCTTTTGCTGCAAATCGTCCTTATCCCGGAGTTCCGCATCCGTCAATGAATTTCGACAAAATTTACTTAACGAACCCGCCGATTGTTGCAGCTCGATAACGAACTATATCTGCGGTCAACTTTCCTGCCGTTCCGCCCCGTCGTGGGTTTACGCTTCATGCCATGTGAGACGCGCCACACTGCCGCTGGGGGAGTGTGGGCGTCTGTCTGGTGCCTACGGCGCCGGTCTCATCCACCACAGAAACAAGGAGGCGGAATGCGCTTCGGTCGTATTTCCAAAGCAGTGGGGGTCGCGGCGGCAGCTGCGCTCGCGCTGAGTGCCTGCGCCGGCAACAGCGGCGGGACAACCCCGCCGTCGTCTGCCGCGGCCGGCAAAACTGGCGGCTCGGCAACGGTCGTGGAGGTTAACGCGTTCAACACGTTCAACCCCAACACCGCTGACGGCAACACTGACATCAACTCGAAGATCAGCTACGCCACCCACTCGGGGTTCTACTACATCGACAACAAGCTGAACGTTGTACGCAACGAGAAGTTCGGCAAGATGGAAAAGACCTCGGACAACCCGCTGACGGTCAAGTACACCATCAACGAGGGTGTGAAATGGTCTGACGGCACTCCTGTCACCGCCGCCGACCTCCTGCTGCAGTGGGCCGCCTTCTCCGGGTACTACGACGATGCCGATGCGGAAGCAAAGACCGGAACGTCCTACTTCTCCTACGCCGGCGACCCGACCGGCATCGCGCTGACCGACTTCCCGGAAATGGGCGCCGACGGCCGCTCCATGACCATCAAGTACTCCAAACCGTTCGCTGACTGGGAAATCGCCCTGGGCGGCCCCGGCATCGACATCCCGGCACACGTACTCGCCAAGAAGGCCGGCCTGGCCGACACCAAGGCGTTCACCGACCTGCTCAAGGGTCTGCCGCGCGGCGACGCCAAGGCTCCGAAGCCGGAAAACGCACAGCTGAAGGCAATGGCCGAGATGTGGAACACCGGCTTCGACACCAAGACGCTGCCGGCGGACCCGAGCCTGTACCTGTCCAATGGTCCGTTCATCGTCAAGAGCGTCAACCAGGACCAGTCCCTCACCATGGTCCGGAACAAGGACTACAAGTGGGGTCCGGAAGCCAAGCTGGACGAGATCACGGTCCGCTACATCGGTGAGGCTCCCGCCCAGGTCCAGGCGCTGAAGAACGGCGAAGCGGACATCATCGCTCCGCAGGCTTCCGCCGACACGGTGGAGCAGCTGAAGGCACTGCAGAGCCAGGGCGTCACGGTGGAGGTCGGCAACCAGCTCTCCTACGACCACATCGACCTGAACTACAGCGGCCCGTTCGCCGACAAGAACGTCCGCGAGGCGTTCATGAAGGCCGTTCCGCGCAAGGACATCGTCGACAAGATCGTCAAGAAGCTTGACGACAAGGCAGCGCCGCTGGACTCGCAGCTGTTCGTCCCGGACCAGGCCCCCTACGCCGACTCGGTCAAGGGCAACGGTTCCTCCGCGTACAAGGATGTCGACATCGAGGGCGCCAAGAAGCTCCTCAACGGTGCCACCCCCGAAGTCCGCATCATGTACAACAAGGACAACCCCAACCGCGTTGACGCTTTCTCGCTGATCCGCGAATCCGCCACGAAGGCCGGCTTCAAGATTGTCGACGGCGGCCTCGGCAAGTCTGACTGGGGCAAGGCCCTGGGCAAGGGTGGCTACGACGCCACCATCTTCGGCTGGATCAACTCGGGCGTGGGCGTCTCCGGCGTTCCGCAGATCTTCAAGTCCGGCAACGATTCCAACTTCAACAAGTTCACCGATCCCGAGGCCGACAAGCTGATGGATGAACTGATTGTCACCACCGACAAGAGCAAGCAGGACGGCATCATCACGCGGATCGACAAGAAGATCTGGGATTCCGCCTACGGCCTGCCGCTGTTCCAGGCAGTCGGCGTGGACGCCTACAGCGACCGCGTCACCGGCGTCAAGTACATGCCGAACCAGACCGGTGTCTGGTGGAACTTCTGGGAGTGGGCACAGAAGTAGCCGACGACCGCAAGTAACACTTGCTAGCTAAAGGCGTCGGGACCACGGCTTTACGGTCCCGGCGCCTTTCTAGCGGCACCCCGATGGCTTGGCCGGCCCGAACCCCTGCGGCAGCCGGCCGAACTCTGCGACCGGTCCTGGCAATCCCTGGGCCCGAATACCGAGGTTGTACTCCCATGGTGACTTACATAGTCCGGCGGCTCATGACAGCCGCCCTCATTCTTCTCGGCGCCTCCTTTTTGGTGTATCTCCTGACAGCGGCGTCCGGAGACCCCCTCGAGGAATTCCGCACCAACAACTCCCCGCAAAAACAGGCGCTGATGGACGCGCGCACGGAGTTGCTGCAGCTGGACGTCCCGGCCCCCGTCCGCTACTTCCGCTGGCTCGGCGGCGCGGCCCAGTGCCTCATCCCGTTCGCCAACTCCTGTGACCTCGGCAAGAACATCGCCGGCCAGCCCGTCACCGACGCGCTCGGCCACGCGCTTGTCCAGACCCTGACGCTGGTCACCGGCGCCACGGTGCTTGCCATCCTGATCGGCATCACGCTGGGCATCATTACGGCCCTGCGCCAGTACAGCACGCTGGACTACGGCGTCACGTTCATGGCCTTCCTCTTCTTCTCGCTGCCGATCTTCTGGGTCGCCGTCCTGCTCAAGGAGTTCGGCGCCATCGGCTTCAACGACTTCCTGCGGAACCCTGACGTGCCGTTGCCCACGGCCCTGGGGATCGGTCTGGGACTGGGCTTCGTGGTCGCCGTCGCGGCCGGCGGTGCCGCAAGGCGGCGCCTGATCATGGGCGGCGCCGTCTTCGCCTTCGTCAGCGCCGTCCTCCTCTACTTCTCCGCGACCGAGTGGTTCAAGACGCCAGGGCTCGGCCCTGTGGTCATCGCCATTGCCGGCGTCGGCATCGCCTTCGCCGTCACCCTGCTCTCCGCCGGACTCAAGAACCGCAAGGCGCTGCAGTCGGCACTGATCGCCGTCGGCGTCGGCGTGATCCTGTATTTCATCCTCCAGCCGCTGCTGGACGAGGCAACGTTCCTGATGGTCGTGCTGCTGGCGGTCGCCTTCGTGCTGGTGGGCCTGGGGATCGGGTACGTGATGGGGGGCTACGACCGCGGCCAGTCTATGCGGGCCGCCGCCATCACCTCGTTCCTGGTCGGATTCCTGATCGTGCTGGACCGCTATATGCAGGCCTGGCCGAGCTACTTCAACAACAGCCGCGTGCGGGGCCGGCCGATCGCGACCATTGGCGCCAACACCCCGAACATCGAGGGCGACTTCTGGGTCCTCGGCCTGGATTCCTTCACCCACCTGATCCTGCCGACCATGGCACTGATTCTCATTTCACTCGCCAGCTACACCCGGTTCACCCGTGCCTCGATGCTGGAAATCATGAACATGGACTACATCCGGACGGCGCGTGCCAAGGGCGTCTCCGAACGCACCGTCGTGATGCGCCACGCCTTCCGCAACGCGCTGATCCCCATCGCCACTATCGTCGCCTTCGACATCGGCGGCCTGATCGGCGGTGCCGTCATCACGGAATCGGTCTTCTCCGTCCGGGGCATGGGTTTCCTCTTCCTGGACGGCATCACCCACATCGACCCCAACCCGGTCATGGGCGTCTTCCTCTGTGTGGCCATCACGGCCATGGGTTTCAATCTCATTGCGGACCTCGCGTACTCCGCACTTGATCCGCGCGTAAGGGTAAAAGCATGAGCCAGCCAAGTCAGCAGGACGAAATCATGGCCGAGGAGGCCGTATTGCAGCCCGCCCCCGCGGCCGGCGTCGAGCCCATCCTCGAAGCCAAGGGCCTGAGCCAGGGCCAGATTGTCCGGAAGCGTTTCCTCGGGCACACCGGGGCGATCATCGGCCTGGTGGTCTTTGCCCTGATCTTCCTGGTCGCCTTCACCTCGGTGGGGTACCTGGGCATTCCCGGCTGGTGGAAGTACAACCACGAGGCCGTCTCCCCGCTGGTCAACGACGGCGCACCGACGTCCTCGCTCTGGCCGCTGGCCTGGGGCGAACACCCCTTCGGCCAGGACCGGATCGGCCGCGACCTGTTCGCCATGACCATGCGCGGGGCCCAGCAGTCCATCACCGTAATGGTGGTGATCGGCCTGATCGCGGGCCTGATCGGTGTCCTGGTGGGCGCGGTCTCCGGCTACTTCCGCGGCTGGGCCGAGGCGATCCTGATGCGCCTGACCGACGTCATCATCATCATCCCGGCCCTGCTCCTCGCGGCCGTGATGGCGCAGATGGCCGGCCGGCGCGACTCCGGAAGCTGGTTCGCCTCCTTCGCCAGCACCAACGGCGTGCTGGCCCTGGGCATCTTCCTAGGCCTGATCAGCTGGGTCAGCCTGGCCCGCCTGATGCGCGGCGAGTTCCTCTCGCTGCGCGAACGTGAATTCGTCGACGCGGCCCGGATTTCCGGCGCAAGCAACGCACGCATCATTTTCAAGCACATCCTGCCCAACGCCGTCGGCGTGCTGATCGTCAACGTCACGCTGACCATGTCCGCGGCGATCCTCACCGAAACGGCGCTGAGCTACCTGGGCGTCGGCGTGAAGGCTCCCGACACCTCCCTGGGCCTGCTCATCTCGCAGAACCAGCAGGCCTTTGCCACCCGGCCCTGGCTGTTCTGGTTCCCGGGCCTGTTCATCGTCCTGATCTGCCTGAGCATCAACTTCATCGGCGACGGTCTGCGCGATGCCTTCGACCCGCGGCAGAAGAAATTCAACGCCAAAAAGGCCCGCGAGGTGGCGGCGCCGGCTGCGGGGACAACGCCCCCGGAAAAGACCGCAGTCACCGCGTTCGACGGACCCAAGGACAGCTAGGTGCGCTGCAGCGTTGTCCCCGCAGGGTCCCGGCCGGCCGGCGGCCCGCGACGGGGCGGCCGGCTACTGGACGGCGATAGTCCAGTAGCTGGCAGCGAGCAGGAGCACGGCCGCGCCGATGGCGGCCCAGCGGGGCGTCACGGCGGCCGCCGTGGCGCCGGCCTCGCCTGCGGCGAGGGTCCCGCTTTCCACCAGGTCCTGCCAGCGTGTGCGCACCAGGCGGGCGGCCTGGCCGGAGTCGGTGGTCTTCAGGTCCCCGGGCCGGACCGATTTTCCGGGGCCGTAGCTGGTGTCCGGAAGCCCGTGCAGGTCTTCGGGGCGGGCGTTGCGTCCGCCCCAGATACCGGGCGCCGGCGCGGCCCAGGCCGCGTAGCTGGCCCGTGCCGTCACGAGGGTCAGCGCATAGCGGGTGTCCACGTGCACGAGGGCGGCCCAGGGCACCACGACGGTCCGGAACGGATTCTCCAGGGTCACGCCGCCGTCGTGCACCACAACGGCCGGCATCCAGAAGAACTGCCAGCCCAGGAACGCCAGCAGCAGCAGCGGGGCGGTGCCGGGCAGCCCCTCGAGTCCGGCCGAGGCGACCGTGACCGCGAGGCCGAGGGCGGCCACGGCCCAGGACAGCCAGGCGAACCATTTGTTCGTCCGGCCCTTGAAGATTTCGACGTTACCGGCATTGGGCACAGTGCTCATGCCCCCCATAATTCAGTATTCCGGGTCACAGCACTAATTGCCGGTGCGACGGCGGCCCGGGTGGAAGGAACAACCCCTCATGACTGACTTCATCACCCTTGATCCGGCCCCGGCCCCCGTCCCGGGGAAGGGCGGCACCGTCCTGGAGGTCCGGGACCTCAGCGTCGACTTCGGCGTCGACAAGAAGTGGGTTCCCGCGGCGATCGGCCTGAACTACGAGGTGCGTGCCGGTGAGGTGCTTGCGATCGTGGGGGAGTCCGGCTCCGGCAAGAGCGCCAGTTCGATGGCGCTGCTTGGCCTGCTGCCGAGCAACAGCCGGGTCAGCGGCAGTGTCAAGCTCGCCGGCAAGGAGCTGCTGGGCGCCAACGAGGCGAACATCCGCGCGGTCCGCGGCAAGGACGTCGCCGTCATCTTCCAGGAGCCTATGACGGCGCTGAACCCGGTGTACACCGTGGGCGCGCAGATCGTCGAAACCATCCGGCTGCACAACGAGGTCTCGCCGGACCAGGCCCGCGAGCGTGCGCTGCGGATGCTCGAGCTGGTGGAGCTGCCGGATCCGGAGAAGGCCTTCAAGTCCTACCCGCACCAGCTCTCCGGCGGCCAGCGGCAGCGCGCCATGATCGCCCAGTCGCTCTCCTGCGACCCCAAGCTGCTGATCGCGGATGAGCCCACCACGGCGCTGGACGTCACCGTGCAGGCGGAAATCCTGGACCTCATGCGCAACCTCCGCAACAAGCTGGACAGCGCGATTGTGCTCATCACCCACGACATGGGCGTCGTGGCGGACCTCGCTGACCGGATCGCCGTGATGCGCCGGGGACTGATCGTGGAAACCGGCACCGCTGAGGAGATCTTCCACAACCCGCAGCACGAGTACACGCAGGCGCTGCTCGCCGCCGTCCCGCACCTCGGCCAGGGCGCGGACAACGACGGCGACGTCGACGTCACCGCCGCCCTCGCTGCCGCCACGCAGGCCGAGATCCAGGCCATTCCGCGCTCTGAGCTGCTCCGGCGCGAACGCGAAAACGCGGCGGCCCTGGCCGCCGCGGAGACGGTGAAGCCGCAGGGCGATCCGGTCCTGGAACTCACCGACGTGGCCATCGAATACCCCAAGCAGGGGCGTGTGCCCGCGTTCCGCGCCGTCGAGGGCGCCAACCTCGCGATCTACCCGGGCCAGGTTGTTGGCCTGGTGGGCGAGTCGGGCTCGGGGAAGACCACCATCGGCCGGGCCGCCGTGGGCCTGCTGCCGGTCGCCGCCGGCACCATGAAGGTGGTGGGGCATGACATCTCCGCCGCCAAGAAGAACGGCCGGCAGCTGCATGAGATGCGCCGGCACGTCGGCATGGTCTTCCAGGACCCCTCGTCCTCGCTGAATCCGCGCCTGCCGATCGGCGAAAGCATCGGCGAGCCGATGTTCCTCGCCGGTGTGGCCAAGGGTGCCGCGCTCCAGTCGCGGATCGAGGCCCTGCTGGACCAGGTGGAGCTGCCCCGCGACTACCGCAACCGCTACCCGCACGAGCTCTCCGGCGGGCAGAAGCAGCGGGTGGGCATCGCCCGGGCCCTGTCGCTCAAGCCGAAGCTGATGGTGGCGGACGAACCGACCTCGGCGCTGGACGTCTCGGTCCAGGCCAAGGTGCTCGAACTCTTCCAGAACCTGCAGAAGGAACTCGGTTTCGCCTGCCTGTTCGTCACCCATGACCTGGCCGTGGTGGACGTCCTTGCCGACCGGATCTGCGTGATGCAGCGGGGCCGGATTGTCGAACAGGGCAGCCGTGACCAGATCCTGCGCAACCCGCAGGAGCCCTACACCCAGCGGCTCCTGGCTGCCGTCCCGCTGCCGGATCCGGACAAGCAGCGGGAGCGGAGGGAGCTTCGGGCGCAGTTGCTTTCCGGAGCCAGCTAGGCCGGAATCCAGAGGAATTTCGGTTAGCGGCGCATAACCGGGAGGGGTCGGGGCGAATCCTACCAGCGAGTATTGTGTGACTTGAAACGCATGGCGTTTGACGCTAGCGGTCAAGGAGTTGTCGGATCACGGTTTGGCAACGGAGTTCCAACATCCGGACATTTTGCGGTTAGGCTACTTCCATATGTAGGCCACGTCACAGGGGATACCCCTGTGCCCGGACCTGCCGGGAAGCATAAGTCTTTCCCGAACGAACTCCCACAACTCTTAGGAGGCGGAATGCGTTTTTCGCGCACTTCCAAAGCACTGGGCATGATGGCAATCGCCGCCATGGCCCTGACCGGTTGCGGCGGCGGCGGGTCCAACACCGCCGGCGGCAGCACCGGTGGCGACGCCAGCAAGGTCATCATCGCCGACGGCTCCGAGCCCCAGCGTCCGCTGATGCCGGCCGACACCAACGAAGTTGGCGGCGGCAAGGTCATGCAGATGATGTTCGCCGGCTTGGTCAGCTATGACCCCAACGGCAAGCCCGTGAACGAACTGGCCGAGTCCATCGAGGGCAAGGATGGCCAGCACTTCACCATCAAGATCAAGAAGGACCAGAAGTTCACCAACGGCGAGGTCATTACGGCCAAGACGTTCGTCGATTCCTGGAACTTCGGCGCGGCTGCCAAGAACGCGCAGCTCAGCGGCAGCTTCTTCGAGTCCATCAAGGGCTACGACGAGGCCAGCAAGGAAGGCTCCACGGTCGAGACCATGTCCGGCCTGAAGGTCGTCGACGACCAGACCTTCACCGTTGAACTCTCGCAGCCGGAATCCGACTGGCCGCTGCGCCTCGGCTACACCGCCTTCGTTCCGGTTCCCTCCGGCGCGCTGAAGGACCCGAAGGGCTTCGGCGAGAAGCCGGTCGGCAACGGCCCGTACAAGATGGCCGACGGCGGCTGGCAGCACAACGTGCAGATCCAGCTCGTTCCGAACCCGGACTACAACGGCCCGCGCAAGGCCAAGAACGCCGGCGTGACGTTCAAGATCTTCCAGAACGACGACGCCGCGTACCAGGACCTGCTGTCCAACAACCTGGACATCCTGCAGACCATCCCCACGAGCGCCTTGAAGAACTTCAAGTCCGACCTGGGCGAGCGCACCATCAACAAGCCGTACGCCGGCATCCAGACCATCGCGATTCCGGAATACCTGCCGGAGTGGAGCGGTGAAGCCGGCAAGCTTCGCCGCCAGGCCCTCTCCATGGCCATCAACCGCGACGAAATCACCAAGGTCATCTTCAGCGGCGCACGCCAGCCCGCCAAGGACTTCACCGCCCCCGTCCTGGACGGCTACAGCGACTCGATCCCGGGTTCCGAGAACCTGAAGTTCGACGCCGCCAAGGCCAAGGATGCCTGGACCAAGGCTGACGGCATCCAGAAGTGGGACGCCGAGAAGACCTTCACCATCGCCTACAACGCCGACAAGGGCGGCCACAAGGCATGGGTCGAGGCTGTAGTGAACCAGCTTAAGAACACCCTCGGCATCAAGGTTGAGGGCAAGCCGTACGCCACCTTCAAGGAAGCCCGCAACGACGGCACCGCGAAGACGCTGACCGGTGCGATCCGCGCCGGCTGGCAGGCCGACTACCCGTCGCTGTACAACTTCCTCGGACCGATCTACAAGACCGGTGCAGGCTCCAACGACGCGAAGTACGCCAACCCGGCGTTCGACAAGGCCATCACCGACGGTCTCTCCGCTTCCTCCGTCAGCGACGGCAACAAGGCCATGAACAAGGCCCAGGAAATCCTCCTGACCGACCTTCCGGCCATCCCGCTGTGGTACCAGGTTGCCCAGGGCGGCTGGAGCGACAAGGTCACCAACGTTGACTACGGCTGGGACGGCGTTCCGCTGTACTACAACGTCACCGGCAAGTAACAACTGAACGACGGCGGGGGCTGCCAGGATTGGGGCCTCCGCCGTTGTTTTGCTTCCACACCGATTTCTCCCCGACGGCCCAAGCCTCGGGCGTACTTTCGCAGCCCTGCGACCCGTGACCATACCGGCGTCGGACTGCACCAATAGTGAAAAGGTTCTTCGATGAACAACTCCGCCGCATCCCTGGACCGGATGCCTGCTGATAAGGGTGTGCTTCGCTGATGGCGACATACATCCTCAAGCGCTTTCTCCAACTGATTCCCGTCTTCCTGGGCGCAACGCTGCTGGTCTACTTCCTGGTCTTCAGCCTCCCCGGCGACCCCATCGTCGCCCTCTTCGGCGACAAGCCGGTCAACGAGGCCGTCGCCGCGAAACTGCGGGCCCAGTACCACCTGGACCAGCCGTTCTGGATCCAATACCTGCTCTACCTGAAGAGCATCTTCACCTTTGACCTCGGCCAGGACTTCTCCGGACGGCCCATCGCCGCGGTGCTTGGCGAGGTCTTCCCCGTCACCGCGCGGCTCGCCGTGATGGCCCTGATCTTCGAGGCCGTCTTCGGCATCATCTTCGGCCTGATCGCCGGTCTCCGCAAGGGCAAGTTCTTCGACGCAACCGTCCTAGTGGCGTCCCTGGTTGTCATCGGCATCCCGATCTTCGTCCTGGGTTTCCTGCTGCAGTTCACCATCGGGGTGCAGCTGGGCTGGGCCAAACCGACCGTCAGCTCGGCGGCCACCGTGCAGGACCTCATCCTGCCGGCCATCGTGCTCGGTCTGGGCTCCTTCGCCTACGTGCTGCGCCTGACCCGCACCTCCGTCATCGAAAACATGAACGCGGACTACGTGCGCACCGCCACCGCGAAGGGCCTGTCCCGCTTCCGGGTGGTCCGGGTGCACATCCTGCGCAACTCCCTGATTCCCGTCATCACCTTCCTTGGCGCGGACCTGGGCAGCCTGATGGGCGGCGCGATCGTCACTGAAGGCATCTTCAACGTGCCCGGCGTCGGCAACCGGCTCTACCGGGCCGTGCTGTCCGGCGAAGGCCCGACGGTGGTCTCGATCGTCACCGTACTGGTGCTGATCTACTGCCTCTCCAACCTGCTCGTTGACCTGCTGTACGCCTGGCTTGACCCGAGGATCCGCTATGACTCCTGATTCCAATACCGCAAGGCCGGACGCTTCGGTGCCCGCCGAGCGCCACATCGAGCACTTCGTTGCCGACTTTGCCGAGACGCCGCTGCAGGCCACGGACAAGGTCAAGGAGGACCAGGCTCCGCTGAGCCTGTGGGCCGAGGCCTGGCGCAACCTGCGCAAGCAGCCGCTGTTCCTGATCTCCGCGTTCCTGATCCTCGTGGTCGTGGCCGTCTCGCTGTTCCCGGGGCTCTTCTCGCCGATCGACCCGTCCTCCGAGGCGTGCCAGCTGGCCAACTCGGACGGGGGCCCCTCGGCCGGGCACCCGCTGGGCTTCACCCAGCAGGGCTGTGACGTGTACGCCCGTGTCATCTTCGGCACCCGCTCCTCAGTCACCGTCGGCCTCTTTACCACCATCGGTGTGCTGGTGATCGGCGGCATCATGGGCGCCTTGGCCGGCTACTACGGCGGCTGGGTCGATGCCGTGCTGGCACGCATCAACGACATCTTCTTCGCCCTGCCGCTGATCCTCGGCGCCATCGTCGTGATGCAGCTGCCGATGTTCCGGGCCAACCGCACCGCCTGGACCCTGGTCCTGATCCTGATGACCTTCGGCTGGCCGCAGATCGCCCGGATCACCCGCGGCGCCGTGATTGAGGTCCGTAACGCGGACTTCGTAACCGCCGCACGCTCCCTCGGCGTCTCCAAGTTCGGCGCCCTGATGCGGCACGTTATGCCGAACTCGCTCGCCCCGATCATCGTGGTGGCCACGATCTCGCTCGGTACCTTCATCGTCGCGGAATCCACGCTGTCCTTCCTCGGCATCGGGCTCCCGCCCAGCGTGATGTCCTGGGGCAACGACATCCAGGCCGCGCAGGCGTCCCTGCGCTCCAACCCGATGCCGCTGCTCTACCCGGCCATCGCTCTCTCCATCACCGTTCTGAGCTTCATCATGCTGGGCGACGCCCTGCGTGATGCTCTCGATCCCAAAGCGCGCAAGCGATGAAAGGGGAAGCCGTGAACGCCCCTGTTGAAATCCGTGAAGAAGGTGCGGCCGCGCAGCGCCCGCTGCTCGAGATCCGGGACCTGGCGATCAGCTTCAAGACCAGCGGCGGCGAGGTCAACGCCGTCCGCAACGCCCACTTGACCGTGATGCCCGGCGAGACCGTGGCGATCGTGGGGGAGTCAGGCTCCGGCAAGTCGACGACGGCGCTGGCCGCCATCGGCCTGCTGCCGAGCAACGGCGCGGTCTCCGGCGGGCAGATCCTGTTCGACGGCGAGGACATTTCGCACGCCAGCGAAAAGCGCATGATCGAGCTCCGCGGAAACAGCATCGGCATGGTCCCGCAGGACCCGATGTCCAACCTGAACCCGGTCTGGAAGATCGGCCAGCAGGTCCGCGAAACGCTGAAGGCCAACGGTCTCCCGGACGGTCCGGACGACGTCGCGAAGGTGCTCTCCCAGGCGGGGCTGCCCGACGCGAGGCGCCGGGCGAAGCAGTACCCGCACGAGTTCTCCGGCGGCATGCGCCAGCGGGCCCTGATCGCGATCGGCCTGTCCTGCCAGCCACGGCTGCTCATCGCCGATGAGCCGACGTCGGCCCTGGACGTCACCG harbors:
- a CDS encoding ABC transporter family substrate-binding protein, which translates into the protein MRFGRISKAVGVAAAAALALSACAGNSGGTTPPSSAAAGKTGGSATVVEVNAFNTFNPNTADGNTDINSKISYATHSGFYYIDNKLNVVRNEKFGKMEKTSDNPLTVKYTINEGVKWSDGTPVTAADLLLQWAAFSGYYDDADAEAKTGTSYFSYAGDPTGIALTDFPEMGADGRSMTIKYSKPFADWEIALGGPGIDIPAHVLAKKAGLADTKAFTDLLKGLPRGDAKAPKPENAQLKAMAEMWNTGFDTKTLPADPSLYLSNGPFIVKSVNQDQSLTMVRNKDYKWGPEAKLDEITVRYIGEAPAQVQALKNGEADIIAPQASADTVEQLKALQSQGVTVEVGNQLSYDHIDLNYSGPFADKNVREAFMKAVPRKDIVDKIVKKLDDKAAPLDSQLFVPDQAPYADSVKGNGSSAYKDVDIEGAKKLLNGATPEVRIMYNKDNPNRVDAFSLIRESATKAGFKIVDGGLGKSDWGKALGKGGYDATIFGWINSGVGVSGVPQIFKSGNDSNFNKFTDPEADKLMDELIVTTDKSKQDGIITRIDKKIWDSAYGLPLFQAVGVDAYSDRVTGVKYMPNQTGVWWNFWEWAQK
- a CDS encoding ABC transporter permease, which produces MVTYIVRRLMTAALILLGASFLVYLLTAASGDPLEEFRTNNSPQKQALMDARTELLQLDVPAPVRYFRWLGGAAQCLIPFANSCDLGKNIAGQPVTDALGHALVQTLTLVTGATVLAILIGITLGIITALRQYSTLDYGVTFMAFLFFSLPIFWVAVLLKEFGAIGFNDFLRNPDVPLPTALGIGLGLGFVVAVAAGGAARRRLIMGGAVFAFVSAVLLYFSATEWFKTPGLGPVVIAIAGVGIAFAVTLLSAGLKNRKALQSALIAVGVGVILYFILQPLLDEATFLMVVLLAVAFVLVGLGIGYVMGGYDRGQSMRAAAITSFLVGFLIVLDRYMQAWPSYFNNSRVRGRPIATIGANTPNIEGDFWVLGLDSFTHLILPTMALILISLASYTRFTRASMLEIMNMDYIRTARAKGVSERTVVMRHAFRNALIPIATIVAFDIGGLIGGAVITESVFSVRGMGFLFLDGITHIDPNPVMGVFLCVAITAMGFNLIADLAYSALDPRVRVKA
- a CDS encoding ABC transporter permease, whose product is MSQPSQQDEIMAEEAVLQPAPAAGVEPILEAKGLSQGQIVRKRFLGHTGAIIGLVVFALIFLVAFTSVGYLGIPGWWKYNHEAVSPLVNDGAPTSSLWPLAWGEHPFGQDRIGRDLFAMTMRGAQQSITVMVVIGLIAGLIGVLVGAVSGYFRGWAEAILMRLTDVIIIIPALLLAAVMAQMAGRRDSGSWFASFASTNGVLALGIFLGLISWVSLARLMRGEFLSLREREFVDAARISGASNARIIFKHILPNAVGVLIVNVTLTMSAAILTETALSYLGVGVKAPDTSLGLLISQNQQAFATRPWLFWFPGLFIVLICLSINFIGDGLRDAFDPRQKKFNAKKAREVAAPAAGTTPPEKTAVTAFDGPKDS
- a CDS encoding PH domain-containing protein — its product is MSTVPNAGNVEIFKGRTNKWFAWLSWAVAALGLAVTVASAGLEGLPGTAPLLLLAFLGWQFFWMPAVVVHDGGVTLENPFRTVVVPWAALVHVDTRYALTLVTARASYAAWAAPAPGIWGGRNARPEDLHGLPDTSYGPGKSVRPGDLKTTDSGQAARLVRTRWQDLVESGTLAAGEAGATAAAVTPRWAAIGAAVLLLAASYWTIAVQ
- a CDS encoding ABC transporter ATP-binding protein — its product is MTDFITLDPAPAPVPGKGGTVLEVRDLSVDFGVDKKWVPAAIGLNYEVRAGEVLAIVGESGSGKSASSMALLGLLPSNSRVSGSVKLAGKELLGANEANIRAVRGKDVAVIFQEPMTALNPVYTVGAQIVETIRLHNEVSPDQARERALRMLELVELPDPEKAFKSYPHQLSGGQRQRAMIAQSLSCDPKLLIADEPTTALDVTVQAEILDLMRNLRNKLDSAIVLITHDMGVVADLADRIAVMRRGLIVETGTAEEIFHNPQHEYTQALLAAVPHLGQGADNDGDVDVTAALAAATQAEIQAIPRSELLRRERENAAALAAAETVKPQGDPVLELTDVAIEYPKQGRVPAFRAVEGANLAIYPGQVVGLVGESGSGKTTIGRAAVGLLPVAAGTMKVVGHDISAAKKNGRQLHEMRRHVGMVFQDPSSSLNPRLPIGESIGEPMFLAGVAKGAALQSRIEALLDQVELPRDYRNRYPHELSGGQKQRVGIARALSLKPKLMVADEPTSALDVSVQAKVLELFQNLQKELGFACLFVTHDLAVVDVLADRICVMQRGRIVEQGSRDQILRNPQEPYTQRLLAAVPLPDPDKQRERRELRAQLLSGAS
- a CDS encoding ABC transporter substrate-binding protein; this encodes MRFSRTSKALGMMAIAAMALTGCGGGGSNTAGGSTGGDASKVIIADGSEPQRPLMPADTNEVGGGKVMQMMFAGLVSYDPNGKPVNELAESIEGKDGQHFTIKIKKDQKFTNGEVITAKTFVDSWNFGAAAKNAQLSGSFFESIKGYDEASKEGSTVETMSGLKVVDDQTFTVELSQPESDWPLRLGYTAFVPVPSGALKDPKGFGEKPVGNGPYKMADGGWQHNVQIQLVPNPDYNGPRKAKNAGVTFKIFQNDDAAYQDLLSNNLDILQTIPTSALKNFKSDLGERTINKPYAGIQTIAIPEYLPEWSGEAGKLRRQALSMAINRDEITKVIFSGARQPAKDFTAPVLDGYSDSIPGSENLKFDAAKAKDAWTKADGIQKWDAEKTFTIAYNADKGGHKAWVEAVVNQLKNTLGIKVEGKPYATFKEARNDGTAKTLTGAIRAGWQADYPSLYNFLGPIYKTGAGSNDAKYANPAFDKAITDGLSASSVSDGNKAMNKAQEILLTDLPAIPLWYQVAQGGWSDKVTNVDYGWDGVPLYYNVTGK
- a CDS encoding ABC transporter permease, which codes for MATYILKRFLQLIPVFLGATLLVYFLVFSLPGDPIVALFGDKPVNEAVAAKLRAQYHLDQPFWIQYLLYLKSIFTFDLGQDFSGRPIAAVLGEVFPVTARLAVMALIFEAVFGIIFGLIAGLRKGKFFDATVLVASLVVIGIPIFVLGFLLQFTIGVQLGWAKPTVSSAATVQDLILPAIVLGLGSFAYVLRLTRTSVIENMNADYVRTATAKGLSRFRVVRVHILRNSLIPVITFLGADLGSLMGGAIVTEGIFNVPGVGNRLYRAVLSGEGPTVVSIVTVLVLIYCLSNLLVDLLYAWLDPRIRYDS